A single genomic interval of Malania oleifera isolate guangnan ecotype guangnan chromosome 11, ASM2987363v1, whole genome shotgun sequence harbors:
- the LOC131167911 gene encoding pentatricopeptide repeat-containing protein At2g32630, which produces MSVISLTPPPMSTQKVFKTLRKAFLPESNKESAEKIIKTLITSGIKPLQATPSLVSNLNSRITQLVLTNPRLPIQSCLDFHNFLRGDQSLASHKPDIGTYIALYCRLFRARKLAEAKNLLNSLVIDDDLRYPVSEIATFVEDFCNEPKITAKLFDMLFRVYADNKLLEEASGVFEHMVRKGIEIDERSCIVYLLALKKSGEGKSLLGFLHRMVDADVRVSVYSMTIVIDGLCRSREIKRARELMDEMVSRGVKPNIFTYNTLIDAYIKALDFKEVDEILRLMEKDAVDYNMATYAILIKGYSSNGKIGEAERLFEGMHEKGIEPDLYLYTAIISLNFRLGKMKRAFGLFDELTERGLAPNAQTYGALINGLCKAGKMEAAEILVDEMQSKGIDVNHITFNTLMDGYCKRGMIDEARRLQVVMEKKGFDIDVFAYNVIASALCKLNQHDEAKNLLFTMVERGVAPNTFSFTTLVNIYCKEGNFIAAKQVLHEMEKKGERPSAVTYNALIDGYSKKGMMKEVHKLRDEMEEKGMRPDVYTYTSLIHGECVGGKVDIAMKLFNEMPGKGLVRNVVTYTAMISGLSKEGRSNEAFKLYDEMTEAGLVPDDTVYSVLVGSLHAARS; this is translated from the coding sequence ATGAGTGTCATTTCTCTCACCCCTCCACCAATGTCGACCCAGAAAGTTTTCAAAACCCTGAGAAAAGCTTTCCTTCCCGAATCCAATAAAGAATCAGCAGAAAAGATCATCAAAACCTTAATCACCTCGGGCATCAAGCCCCTCCAAGCCACACCATCTTTGGTCTCCAACCTCAATTCCCGCATCACTCAACTTGTTCTGACAAACCCACGTCTCCCAATACAATCTTGCTTGGACTTCCACAATTTTCTGCGGGGAGACCAGAGCCTTGCCTCTCACAAACCTGACATTGGCACCTATATAGCCCTATATTGCAGATTATTCAGAGCTCGAAAATTGGCCGAGGCCAAGAATCTCTTGAATTCTCTTGTTATTGATGATGATCTTAGATACCCAGTTTCGGAAATAGCCACTTTCGTGGAGGATTTTTGCAATGAGCCTAAGATTACCGCCAAGTTGTTCGATATGCTCTTCAGGGTTTATGCAGATAATAAATTGCTGGAAGAGGCTTCCGGGGTTTTTGAGCATATGGTGCGAAAAGGGATTGAGATTGATGAGAGGTCTTGCATTGTTTACTTACTTGCTCTGAAGAAATCTGGTGAGGGGAAGTCATTGTTGGGGTTCTTGCATAGAATGGTTGATGCAGATGTTCGAGTTTCGGTTTATTCCATGACAATTGTGATTGATGGATTGTGTAGGAGTAGAGAGATCAAAAGAGCGAGGGAATTAATGGATGAAATGGTTAGTAGGGGTGTTAAACCCAACATTTTTACATATAATACATTGATTGACGCATATATTAAAGCTCTGGATTTCAAGGAAGTTGATGAGATCTTGAGATTGATGGAGAAAGATGCAGTGGATTACAATATGGCAACATATGCAATCCTTATTAAAGGGTACTCAAGCAATGGGAAGATTGGGGAAGCAGAGAGGCTCTTTGAGGGGATGCATGAGAAAGGTATAGAACCAGATCTTTATCTGTACACTGCAATTATTAGCTTGAATTTCAGATTAGGAAAGATGAAGAGAGCATTTGGGTTGTTTGATGAATTGACTGAGAGAGGCCTTGCTCCAAATGCCCAAACCTATGGGGCTTTAATTAATGGCCTGTGCAAGGCAGGGAAGATGGAGGCAGCAGAAATCTTGGTAGATGAAATGCAAAGCAAAGGAATTGATGTAAATCACATCACATTTAATACTTTAATGGATGGGTATTGCAAAAGGGGGATGATAGATGAAGCTCGTAGGCTTCAAGTGGTTATGGAGAAAAAGGGATTTGATATTGATGTGTTTGCTTATAATGTTATTGCTAGTGCGCTGTGTAAATTAAACCAGCATGACGAAGCAAAGAATTTATTGTTCACAATGGTAGAAAGGGGTGTGGCTCCAAACACATTTAGTTTTACAACTTTGGTTAACATATACTGCAAAGAGGGAAACTTTATTGCTGCAAAGCAAGTGCTTCATGAGATGGAAAAGAAGGGAGAAAGACCCAGTGCTGTTACTTACAATGCTTTAATAGATGGTTATAGCAAAAAGGGGATGATGAAGGAAGTTCATAAGCTAAGAGATGAAATGGAAGAAAAGGGAATGAGGCCAGATGTTTATACATACACATCGCTAATACATGGAGAATGTGTAGGTGGAAAAGTGGATATTGCAATGAAGCTTTTCAATGAAATGCCTGGGAAGGGTTTAGTTAGGAATGTAGTTACTTACACGGCAATGATTTCAGGCTTGTCTAAGGAGggaagatcaaatgaagctttTAAATTGTATGATGAGATGACAGAGGCAGGCCTAGTGCCTGATGATACAGTATATTCTGTCCTTGTGGGCAGTCTCCATGCAGCTAGATCTTAG